DNA from Verrucomicrobiota bacterium:
ACCTCGGAATCGGAACGGGGCTTGCCCTGCGCGTCGTGAAGTTCCAGTCGGCGAATTGCAGCAAGGTGCGCTTTGGTTTCGTACGGTTCCAACACACCGATGAATGTGGATTGAAGCGGCGCTTGTTCCGCTCCAAGCCGCACGAGCAGGCTGGGAATCCAAGCATCCGCAGTACCGCCATAAAGTCCGACGGCGACCCACGCTTCCGCCAGTTCCACCTCTGCACCGCGAGTAAGGTCCGTGTGGCAGAGATGCACGTCGCTTGACGGCGGCAGGTATTTCAAATGGTCCTCGATTTTCCAATCCACGCTCCAGCCTTCCGATGGTTTGGTGTCGCGTTTGAAGTTGCGCATCACCTGCCCGTAGCGCGTCTGTTCCACCGGAGCGAGTGAAAGACCCTGTGTCGAAACCTGGCCGAAGTGGCCGTGCAGGAAACGCGTATGCTCGCCCCCGCCCGCCACACGGAAAACATCAATGAGGTAGGAAACCTTTTCGGAAATGTCCACCAAAGCGACCGTCCGTTCGTATTGCCGTCCGCCGATCAACTTCGGTCCTGAGGCGCGCACGGCGCGAAACTGATTGCCGTCGAACCAGAGCGTCGTCTTCCCGGTGCCCGGCTTTGTGTTCTGCCCGTCCACCGCGACGGTGTTGTGAGCGGCGGTTTGAGTGTACCACACCGCACGCGGTGCGCTCCAACCGCCATATTGGACCGGCGGATAACCGAAGTCCGGCAACAGGTCCAGGCCCATGGCAAAAAGCCCGAGGTTCATGCCGTCGGCGTGGCCGTGAATTCCGCCGGAACCATAATCGAGCCAGGCTGCGCGGGCATTCGTTCCTTCGCCGCTGCGCAGGATCGCCAGGCCCCACTCGGTTTTGTTCACGCTCGACAGCTTGATTTCCGCGACACTCTCGGCGATGACCTTCGCCACCTTCGCTTGGAAGCTGGTTGGGGCGGCGGCGAACAAGTCGTACGGCAGACCGTCGGTCGAAGAGTTGTTCGCGCCGTGGATGACGCGAATGAAATCCTTGTCGCCCGTCGCTTCGAAAAGTTCCCACAGAAAAGCGTAGGCGGACGGGTTGATACCGGGATTCTTGGAGAACGCGACGCCAACGTAACCCGGGTTCTTTTCCGCAAACGAACCCGTGTCGCCGATGCGCGGGTAATATTGCCCCAGGCACCACGTGTCCAAATGAAACCGGTACATCGCCTGAAGCCGGGGATGGCGACGAATGGCTTCGCGGATGAAACCCGGATCGCTTCGCGCGTATCGGCCAAGCAGTTCGGCAATCTGCCGAGGTGCAATCACCGAATAGCCAGCGATTCCTTTCTCTCCAGTGACACCGTCCACCGCGGTGGCCTTGCTAATGATTCCGTCGAGCATCGCCATGATCTCCGCACGATTGGCCGGCCAGCCCAGCACGGTGTGGATCGTCGTCATTGTCACGTCAGTCATTGGATAGTTCGACTCGATCTTCGGACGATGATCGAGTGTGTCTCGGAAGATTCGGTCTTCGATGTTGCGCTGAACATCCGCGAAAGAGGACTTGGAATTGGCGAGCTTGTGCTTCGCTGCTTTGGCCGAGAGGAATTTCATAAGTTCGGCATCGCGCGCCAATCCGTCGAAGACCGCGTCATAAGCCAGCGCGAGGTCGTGGACCTCGACACACGCATCATGCCAGGTGGAAACGTAGCCCGAGCGCGGCGCACCCTCGTACATCACGCCCTCCTTGCCGAAGTCGAACGTCGGATAGAGATCAGCAACGCGATCGAGCAGCACCCCGGCCTTGTGCGCATACGCGAGGTCGCCCGTCGCCACGTAGGCGGCGGCCAGATTCCGGATACCGTTCACGATTCCCTGCTTCCACTGGCCGAAGATCAGATAGGCGTTGATGAAGCGCCAACGCTTCCCGTCCGCGACGTAACCCTCGCCGTCGTCCACACCAAATCGATGCAACGGATCGGAAGCATCCGGATGTTCCACGTTGAAGAGCAGCGAGCGGTCAGCGCGTTGCGGATCGAATACGTTGTTCTCGTTCAACCCAGAGCGGTAGAATTTCGCGAAATCATTTTTTGGAAACAGTTCGCTGCACCTCGGACAACGCATCTTCCACGGCTGGTTCAACGCGTCGGGCGCCCACTCGTACATCGGCACCGGCTTTTTGCAGGACGGGCAATGGCCGTCCGACCAGACCTGCCAGGCGCGTCGAATCGTATTGCCGAACATGAGATTCCACAATTCGTCGTCGGACAATTCCCTCCAAGGTTTTGCAGCAGCCACGAGCGAGTCGCGAATGTCCGCGGCCCAGGGGTAATCGCGAGCGTTGGCTCGCGCGCGGGCGACCAACTCAACCGGGAAAAACGCGCTGGCTGTTTTTGAGGAATTCCCCGAAGAAGAATTCCGCGCCTCGAACCGTTCAGCCGTAGCAGCCGACGTGAGTCGGCTCTGACTTGCTCCGAATGCAGATGGAGCGGACTCACGTCCGCTGCTACGCGTCGTTGGTGCGAGGTTTTCATCGAGCCATCGATAAGCTGCCTCGCGTCCGGCCTGCGGAAAGTTGTGCGGCCCATCGAACGACTGCCACGCGAGCGCGTTCGTTGCGCCGTAAAGCTTGTAAACCTGCTGCACGTCTTTTAACAGCCCATCCAGATTTTCCGTCTTGGGAAAGATCGAATCCTTCGTCGCGTACCACACAAACAGTTTTCGCGGCGCGGCCTGCGCAAGAACGTGCTGCCAATCAAACGGGATGCTCGCCACGTCCGGCAGGTAGAAACCGAGCTGCGGCATCAGCGCGGCGAGATGGGACCAGCGCTCGGGATTCGGATCGCTGCGAAACGTCGTAAAGCCGCAACTCGCGACCGCCGCCGAGATGCGCGGTTCAAACGCCGTGGCGAACAGTGTCCCGTACGCGCCATGCGAGTGACCGATGCTGCCGATGCGTTTCGGGTCCACGGACGGCAGCGTTTCCAAATAATCAATCACTCGGCCCACGTCCCAGATCATCTTGCCCATGAATGACCACCCGGGATGTTTGCGGTAAAACGCGAGGCTGTCGTGATAGGGCTGCTTGCCCGCGGGAATCCGTTCGCCAAAACCGATCACGTCCGGCGCGATGCAGACGTAGCCGCGCTTCACCAACTCGACGGCGAAGGCCAGCTCTGGATCACCTTTTATCCCGCACGGTTCTTCTTTGCCTTGGGCGACGGTTTGATGAAGGCACAACATCGCCGGCACGCGCGACGCAGAAAGTTTTTTCGGCACGAGCAGATAGGCTGGGATCCAATCATCCGGCTCACTCCTGATCATCACGTGTCGGCGCGTGTAGCCCTGCAATTCCTCAACGCCCAACTCGCGGACTTCGAGCGGTGGCGGCTTCAAGTTCGTTGGCGCGCCGAGAATTTGTTCGATCGTTGAGGCGATTTGTTTGCGCCGCTCCTCCCAATCGCTGACGGTGGTGATGCGGTTGGTGCCGCTCTGGTCGCCACCAAGGAGCGGTGCCAAATCACGTCGACCGACCTGGTCAGTGCGCAAGTCCGGCTTCTGCCATGTCGTCACCTGGCGCCACTGATTCCAATCGTGGCCTTCCCAAGCGTGGAGGCGAGTGGAGCATACCAAAGTCGCAGCCAACACGAGCGAAGTCACCCGCCTTCCGGAGTAGTGGCGTCTCGGCAGAGCGCCGCATTCTTTTCCCAAGAGCAAGTTGGCGGCGCTCTGCCGAGACGCCGCTACGGCGCCCTGAAGAAAACTCGTCAGATTGGAGATGATCGGGTGCATTCGTGGTCTTCCGGCAGCCGACTACTTGCTGGCAGGCTTGCCTGACGCCGCCGGCGGCAGACTCAGATACGCAATCCCCAGCGGCACTGCCGTGGTCTCGCGATCCAATCCTGAGCTGCGACTGAATGCGATCAGGCGTTCTCGAACCGCAGGAAAATATCTGCCCAACCGTCCCCATTTCAGCACGGCGGAAGAGTATTTGTTGAATTTGTCCCCGCCGCCCACGGTGTCGCTGATGCGGTCGTCCGCCAGCATCACACGCTTGAACAACGTCTTCTCCAGACGCGCAAGATCGTCGCGCGTGAACACGATCTCGTGCTCGAAACACAGCACCACGAAGTCCACGTTGATAGTCGCGTGCGAGATGTCCTCAAAACTGTCTCCGGCGCCGTCGAGCGGCGGCCAATCGGCCCAGACGTACGAGCCGTCGTCCATCGGCCGCAGACGATTCTTCAGAAACCGCGCGAGCCGGGTCACTCGCTCGCGATGCTTCGGCGTCTTCGTTGCGTCGTCAATCGCCAGCCACGCCCGGGCGAGCGCGTTCTGCATGTTCAAGGGCAGATGTTTTTTGAGGTACGGACAATAGACGTAACCTTCGTCCGCTCCCGGGCCTTCGCGAAACTCGCCGTCATGCGCGGCCACGGCTTCTTCCGCGATTTGCAGCAACCGGTTCGCGTCCTTGCTCCAGAGCGTTTTCAAAGACGCCTCGCTCCGGATCACCGCCGCAAACCGTGCCATCGGCGCCACAATCATTCCGGTGTGAACCGCCCAGACGTAACGCGTGCCCTTCGAGTAATTGGTGGAACCCCACGCGGGCAATACTTGGCCGCGGATCTCATCGCGCGAACCGCGGCGGTCGTCGCGGGACTTCGCGATCCAGTCGGACAAATTGACGATCAGCGGGACGTACTTCGCGTCGCGCGTGGCGTCGAGCATCTCGACCAGCGCCGAGAGTTGATAGCTTTCTCCCCAGGCGATTTCGCCGCCTTGGTCCGTGGCCGGTTTGCGAACCGCCCGTTCCACCGCGGGAATGATGATGCGGTCGAATCGTTCCGCCAGTTGGGCACCTTCGCCGCCGGCTGCGGCCCCCACCACCCGGCCGCCGGTCAAAATCGCGAAAGCAAGGAGCATGAACGTGAATCTTTCGCGAAATGGCATGATCACATCTTGACCAAGGTTTTTTCCAGCCAGTCGGAAAGGATGCGCCCCGCCCTGACTACACGGCTTC
Protein-coding regions in this window:
- a CDS encoding heparinase II/III family protein produces the protein MHPIISNLTSFLQGAVAASRQSAANLLLGKECGALPRRHYSGRRVTSLVLAATLVCSTRLHAWEGHDWNQWRQVTTWQKPDLRTDQVGRRDLAPLLGGDQSGTNRITTVSDWEERRKQIASTIEQILGAPTNLKPPPLEVRELGVEELQGYTRRHVMIRSEPDDWIPAYLLVPKKLSASRVPAMLCLHQTVAQGKEEPCGIKGDPELAFAVELVKRGYVCIAPDVIGFGERIPAGKQPYHDSLAFYRKHPGWSFMGKMIWDVGRVIDYLETLPSVDPKRIGSIGHSHGAYGTLFATAFEPRISAAVASCGFTTFRSDPNPERWSHLAALMPQLGFYLPDVASIPFDWQHVLAQAAPRKLFVWYATKDSIFPKTENLDGLLKDVQQVYKLYGATNALAWQSFDGPHNFPQAGREAAYRWLDENLAPTTRSSGRESAPSAFGASQSRLTSAATAERFEARNSSSGNSSKTASAFFPVELVARARANARDYPWAADIRDSLVAAAKPWRELSDDELWNLMFGNTIRRAWQVWSDGHCPSCKKPVPMYEWAPDALNQPWKMRCPRCSELFPKNDFAKFYRSGLNENNVFDPQRADRSLLFNVEHPDASDPLHRFGVDDGEGYVADGKRWRFINAYLIFGQWKQGIVNGIRNLAAAYVATGDLAYAHKAGVLLDRVADLYPTFDFGKEGVMYEGAPRSGYVSTWHDACVEVHDLALAYDAVFDGLARDAELMKFLSAKAAKHKLANSKSSFADVQRNIEDRIFRDTLDHRPKIESNYPMTDVTMTTIHTVLGWPANRAEIMAMLDGIISKATAVDGVTGEKGIAGYSVIAPRQIAELLGRYARSDPGFIREAIRRHPRLQAMYRFHLDTWCLGQYYPRIGDTGSFAEKNPGYVGVAFSKNPGINPSAYAFLWELFEATGDKDFIRVIHGANNSSTDGLPYDLFAAAPTSFQAKVAKVIAESVAEIKLSSVNKTEWGLAILRSGEGTNARAAWLDYGSGGIHGHADGMNLGLFAMGLDLLPDFGYPPVQYGGWSAPRAVWYTQTAAHNTVAVDGQNTKPGTGKTTLWFDGNQFRAVRASGPKLIGGRQYERTVALVDISEKVSYLIDVFRVAGGGEHTRFLHGHFGQVSTQGLSLAPVEQTRYGQVMRNFKRDTKPSEGWSVDWKIEDHLKYLPPSSDVHLCHTDLTRGAEVELAEAWVAVGLYGGTADAWIPSLLVRLGAEQAPLQSTFIGVLEPYETKAHLAAIRRLELHDAQGKPRSDSEVAVGIQLADGRRDVFLSRNVEGQSASGETLLVEKQSGVQFDGDLCLIRFNAARQPQHVLFCKGKSLQVGSLVIRAKNNQTSFEIDLANRNAPIASGPANEVDLIELAGAKLWPR